The segment ATCCAAGATTGTGCAAAAGTGAGTGGATCTCCATATATGGTTGCAGAATCCTTCTTACCCTGGATTAACTGTACACAGTTCCCTCCAAGGATATCTACTGCTGGAAATACCTTCATGGTTAATGGATTAGTCGCTCTATTGACATGACAAGGATATCTCTGGCACCAGCTTGTTTGACCTTATTGATTAGTTGGTATACTTTTTCTGCATCCACTACAACATGGACTGCTACCATATCCGGACGTGATGCGACTTCCATCACTGTCGGACCACTTAAACCTGGTATGATATCCTTGATCTGATCAAGACCCGATCTCTCCACATTCATCATCAGATAACATTTGCCTCTTGCATTGATGACGCTTTCAAGAGCAAGATGTACCTCATCGATTTTTTCTTTTTTGGATAAGCAGGATTGTTTGTTTCCAATTAGGAATGTACTGGTTTCAAGTACCTTATCGATAACTTCGAGACGGTTCTGCCTAAGTGTGGTTCCTGAACTTGAGAGATCAACGATAGCATCAGATATACCAAGATGGGGTGTTGCTTCACAAGCGCCCCCCACAGGCACTATGATCGGTTTAACTCCATTTTTTTTAAAATATTTTCTGGTAATCGCAGGAAATTCTGTTGATACGCGTTTTCCTTCAAGATCAGTCACAGTTTTGTATGTAGACTTTTCAGGAACTGCAAGAACCACTGTGGCTCTCCCAAAGCCCAGGTTCAGCAGTTCTATTATTTCGGAGCCACGTTCGACAACCATATCATGACCGGTGATTCCAAGATCAGCTACTCCGGTTGCCACATATTCAGGAATGTCGATTGGTCTTGCGTATAGTATCTCAACGTGTGGATCCCTGGTCTTGACAATGAGTGAGCGGTCACTGTTTTCTACGATACCTAGACCCGATTTTTCGATAAGATCCCGGATAGGCTCAGCTATCCGCCCTTTATTAGGTATGGCTAGACGAATAGCATGACT is part of the Methanospirillum lacunae genome and harbors:
- the hisG gene encoding ATP phosphoribosyltransferase, translating into MDTTHVSNDKDTQILSHAIRLAIPNKGRIAEPIRDLIEKSGLGIVENSDRSLIVKTRDPHVEILYARPIDIPEYVATGVADLGITGHDMVVERGSEIIELLNLGFGRATVVLAVPEKSTYKTVTDLEGKRVSTEFPAITRKYFKKNGVKPIIVPVGGACEATPHLGISDAIVDLSSSGTTLRQNRLEVIDKVLETSTFLIGNKQSCLSKKEKIDEVHLALESVINARGKCYLMMNVERSGLDQIKDIIPGLSGPTVMEVASRPDMVAVHVVVDAEKVYQLINKVKQAGARDILVMSIERLIH